The proteins below are encoded in one region of Thermococcus peptonophilus:
- a CDS encoding EamA family transporter produces the protein MKKGYLFVFLAASMWGTLGIFAKYLDSFGLTPFTMVFYRVVFALFLLGTYIKLKGIGFSIERSRLRFYVLYGFFSIFLFYTLYFYTVTISSVSFAVLLLYTAPMYSIILGRLIFNEKITKEKLTALVMVTIGVFLVNGFGASFSAKALLFGLLSGFTYALYGVLAKFAVRKEEPEKALFYTLLFGLMFLAPFSDFSVPTGAIPYLFALALFPTFLGYVLYNHALKEVEVSRASIVATVEPVVAIFLAFLLFGEKLGSVQLLGAALIIGGSIIVHIGEKERTEEASLEETH, from the coding sequence ATGAAGAAGGGCTACCTTTTTGTTTTTCTGGCGGCTTCGATGTGGGGAACACTCGGCATCTTTGCCAAATACTTGGATAGCTTTGGCCTGACGCCCTTCACGATGGTCTTTTACCGCGTCGTTTTTGCCCTTTTTCTCCTCGGTACCTACATCAAGCTGAAGGGCATCGGCTTTTCAATTGAACGCTCGAGGCTCAGGTTCTACGTCCTCTATGGCTTCTTCAGCATTTTCCTGTTTTACACCCTCTACTTTTACACGGTCACGATATCCTCCGTTTCCTTCGCCGTCCTCCTGCTTTATACTGCTCCGATGTACTCTATAATCCTTGGAAGGCTGATTTTCAATGAAAAAATAACGAAGGAAAAGCTAACGGCATTGGTTATGGTCACCATTGGTGTGTTTCTGGTGAACGGGTTCGGTGCTTCATTCTCGGCCAAAGCCCTGCTTTTTGGTCTCCTTTCGGGCTTTACTTATGCTCTCTATGGTGTCCTTGCCAAGTTTGCGGTTAGAAAAGAAGAGCCCGAAAAGGCGCTCTTTTACACACTGCTGTTTGGTCTAATGTTCCTCGCTCCCTTCTCAGATTTTAGTGTACCAACTGGAGCAATCCCATACCTCTTTGCTCTGGCACTCTTTCCGACGTTTCTAGGATATGTTCTCTATAACCATGCCCTCAAAGAAGTTGAAGTCAGCAGGGCAAGTATAGTGGCAACTGTGGAGCCTGTCGTGGCAATTTTTCTGGCTTTTCTCCTCTTTGGAGAGAAGTTAGGTTCAGTTCAGCTACTAGGCGCGGCGCTCATAATAGGGGGTTCCATCATAGTGCACATTGGGGAGAAGGAGAGGACTGAAGAGGCCTCGCTGGAGGAGACACATTAA
- the glnA gene encoding type I glutamate--ammonia ligase: MNEIKTIPEEFKTSTKKPRFLLLAFTDINGSLKGMEIPIERYEEAVENGISFDGSSIPGFEGIEDSDLIFKADPDTYAELPWEGIGRVYGYIYKGDKPYHADPRGILKKALEELEKKGIKAYIGPEPEFYIFKKNGTWELHIPDNGGYFDLVALDKARDIRREIALYMPYLGLKPEVLHHEVGKAQHEIDFRYDEALRTADNIISFKHVVKAVAELHSYYATFMPKPLYGLPGNGMHLHISLWKDGENIFVGENGLSDTALYFIGGILKHAKALTALTNPTVNSYKRLVPGYEAPVYISWGYRNRSALIRVPAFKGSGARIEYRCPDPSANPYLAFAGILMAGLDGIKRKIEPDSYVETNVYEMDEVERERLGIETLPGSLGEALEELKKDKTVREALGRACRNFIDYKEREWEEYLEYLSLRDIPIDTKKVTEWELERYFYV, translated from the coding sequence ATGAACGAGATTAAAACAATCCCAGAGGAGTTCAAAACAAGTACGAAGAAACCAAGATTTCTGCTGCTGGCGTTTACTGACATCAACGGATCGCTAAAGGGTATGGAAATACCAATAGAGCGCTATGAAGAGGCAGTTGAAAATGGAATCTCCTTTGATGGATCCTCAATACCCGGATTCGAAGGAATAGAGGACAGTGACCTTATATTCAAGGCCGATCCCGACACCTATGCTGAACTACCGTGGGAGGGCATTGGAAGGGTCTACGGGTACATATACAAGGGGGACAAACCGTACCACGCTGATCCGAGGGGAATTCTGAAGAAAGCCCTCGAAGAACTGGAAAAGAAAGGAATAAAAGCCTATATCGGCCCCGAGCCAGAGTTCTACATATTCAAGAAAAACGGGACATGGGAGCTCCATATTCCCGACAACGGCGGCTATTTCGACCTTGTTGCCCTCGACAAAGCCAGGGATATAAGAAGGGAGATTGCACTCTACATGCCCTATCTCGGCCTCAAGCCGGAGGTTCTGCACCACGAGGTTGGAAAAGCCCAGCACGAGATTGACTTCCGCTACGACGAGGCCCTCAGAACTGCCGACAATATAATAAGTTTCAAGCATGTTGTTAAGGCAGTTGCAGAGCTCCACAGCTACTACGCCACCTTTATGCCCAAGCCCCTCTACGGTCTTCCCGGGAACGGAATGCACCTCCACATAAGCCTGTGGAAAGATGGCGAGAACATCTTCGTCGGCGAAAACGGCTTGAGTGATACGGCCCTGTACTTCATCGGCGGAATACTGAAGCACGCGAAGGCCCTAACGGCCCTTACCAACCCAACCGTCAACAGCTACAAGCGGCTCGTACCAGGTTATGAAGCACCGGTTTACATCAGCTGGGGCTACCGTAACAGGAGCGCCCTTATCAGGGTTCCGGCCTTCAAGGGAAGCGGTGCGAGGATAGAGTACCGCTGCCCAGACCCGAGTGCAAACCCATACCTCGCCTTCGCTGGGATACTTATGGCAGGACTGGACGGAATAAAGAGAAAGATTGAGCCGGACTCATACGTCGAGACCAACGTTTATGAAATGGACGAGGTTGAGAGGGAGAGGCTTGGAATAGAGACACTCCCGGGAAGCCTTGGAGAGGCCCTTGAAGAGCTGAAGAAAGATAAAACAGTCAGAGAAGCCCTCGGCAGGGCCTGCAGGAACTTCATCGATTACAAGGAGAGGGAATGGGAAGAATACCTTGAATACCTGAGCTTGAGGGATATCCCAATTGACACCAAGAAAGTTACAGAGTGGGAGCTTGAAAGGTACTTCTACGTTTAA
- a CDS encoding DUF61 family protein, whose product MSKIEDILNREIMRVNLHLPRRRVTLGDLIDGGKDYVTLRDGSRHYFRSSELEYLSSILDEDEKNRLMLPIVLEISTVDRGYFRVRGKIEVKVIETVLGQFDPLEEKSEGRYPRYLLPRIRRVLPTTTTYAFIME is encoded by the coding sequence ATGTCAAAAATCGAAGACATCCTGAACAGGGAGATAATGCGTGTTAACCTCCACCTCCCCCGGCGCAGGGTCACTCTTGGGGATCTTATCGATGGTGGAAAGGACTACGTTACCCTAAGGGACGGGAGCAGACACTATTTTAGAAGTTCAGAACTTGAGTATCTATCTTCAATTTTAGATGAGGACGAGAAAAACAGATTGATGCTTCCGATAGTCCTGGAGATCAGCACGGTTGATAGGGGATACTTCAGGGTTAGGGGGAAGATCGAAGTCAAAGTAATCGAGACCGTTCTTGGACAGTTTGACCCGTTAGAGGAAAAATCGGAGGGGAGGTACCCTAGGTATCTCCTTCCGAGGATAAGAAGAGTCCTTCCGACAACGACCACCTACGCATTCATAATGGAGTGA
- a CDS encoding COG1361 family protein, with amino-acid sequence MAIKASIIPVVIALLIFVTYVPPVLSESSVNVSIVVVSGDYSKGVVPIMNPTGEAYGRTYLRAVWVESQNGSQVEGINVTLTPLILGGWNKDEVVTFSYYITCSERVPAGNYSLKLRFLATLPSGSLRTFVVSIPLEVLSVPVSVGQLSIQPEDGTVFIGDSLVVYSPISNLGHKNVSVNVRLSVRGVGELYSISKSMVIAPGDSSLVFEIPIDSKYSEGEYTVELTVRCSNTSISRLRKFKVLMGVSVVSVSLEKDRLYLNDTGSLYITLMSVRNANLTLVASYYNENRFVKNTTIPVTVTEGTQVVKVPLLTEIPGNYTLKYRVSLLGVGISGGEVHYTVLSPPSITNISVVGGEKGVVFNIQTYNPDSKKSGVLLYNVTIDGAVSYSGSTLVEIPPGEGLVVLTIPLAAAGDVAYNFTLKVGEYISSYSGLWVYPAPEETSTPTVVTSSETSTSTTPTSESNSSVGEIYSARGRAFWGVILLVIVLITTLAWVVWQREFGAKNKRRVRPRPKRRSPLGRFKRPKPPKFRSFKSLPKKR; translated from the coding sequence ATGGCCATTAAGGCGTCTATAATTCCAGTAGTCATTGCTCTGCTCATCTTCGTCACCTATGTTCCTCCTGTGCTCTCTGAGTCTTCTGTCAACGTGTCTATAGTCGTTGTTTCTGGTGACTATTCTAAAGGCGTAGTACCGATTATGAATCCAACTGGGGAGGCGTATGGGCGAACATACCTTCGGGCCGTCTGGGTTGAGTCCCAGAATGGCAGTCAAGTTGAAGGTATCAATGTAACACTCACCCCCTTAATTCTGGGAGGCTGGAACAAAGATGAGGTTGTCACTTTTTCTTACTATATAACTTGTTCCGAGCGGGTTCCCGCTGGAAACTACAGTTTGAAACTTCGTTTTCTTGCGACTCTCCCTTCGGGCAGTTTAAGAACGTTCGTCGTGTCAATTCCCCTGGAGGTTCTTTCTGTCCCAGTAAGCGTTGGACAATTGAGTATTCAGCCTGAAGACGGGACAGTTTTCATAGGGGATTCTCTAGTGGTTTATTCTCCAATATCTAATCTGGGACACAAGAATGTAAGCGTCAATGTCCGTCTTTCAGTTAGGGGGGTTGGAGAGCTCTATTCTATCTCCAAAAGCATGGTCATTGCCCCAGGGGATTCATCGCTGGTTTTTGAGATTCCTATTGATTCAAAGTATTCCGAGGGAGAGTACACGGTTGAGCTTACTGTCAGGTGCTCCAATACTTCAATCTCACGGCTAAGAAAGTTTAAGGTTCTTATGGGTGTTTCAGTGGTTTCTGTTTCCCTTGAAAAAGACCGCCTCTATCTGAATGACACCGGAAGTCTGTACATAACTCTGATGTCCGTGAGGAATGCAAATTTAACCCTCGTTGCAAGTTACTATAATGAGAATCGGTTTGTGAAAAATACGACTATTCCAGTAACTGTAACAGAAGGCACTCAGGTCGTTAAAGTTCCGTTGCTGACTGAGATTCCTGGGAACTATACACTCAAGTACCGCGTATCTCTCTTGGGTGTCGGAATAAGTGGGGGTGAGGTTCATTACACGGTCTTAAGTCCCCCAAGCATCACGAATATCAGCGTGGTCGGAGGTGAAAAGGGGGTTGTATTCAACATTCAGACGTATAATCCCGATTCCAAAAAATCGGGAGTTCTTCTCTACAACGTAACAATTGATGGGGCAGTTTCTTACTCTGGTTCGACCCTTGTTGAGATTCCACCGGGAGAGGGTTTGGTGGTTCTTACCATTCCGCTAGCTGCCGCTGGTGACGTTGCCTACAATTTCACGCTGAAGGTTGGTGAGTACATCTCTTCGTATTCTGGGCTCTGGGTCTATCCTGCGCCTGAAGAAACAAGCACTCCCACGGTCGTAACGTCATCCGAAACTTCCACCAGCACTACTCCAACCTCAGAATCGAATTCATCCGTGGGAGAGATCTACTCTGCCCGCGGGAGAGCGTTTTGGGGAGTAATCCTTTTGGTTATCGTCCTTATTACCACCCTGGCCTGGGTCGTGTGGCAACGGGAGTTTGGAGCAAAGAACAAACGAAGGGTGAGGCCGAGGCCAAAGCGCCGTTCCCCATTGGGGAGGTTCAAGAGGCCCAAACCGCCAAAATTCAGGAGCTTTAAGTCACTTCCGAAGAAAAGGTGA
- a CDS encoding DMT family transporter has product MNGRTKVAVSMLIWGSVGIFGRLSRLSGLGVAFARVSLGALVLLIVIGLTKIKLLRELPIIFRNNWKPLLGLGTALALNWAFLFTAFNYTTIANAVMVYYIAPILATLMSWRFLGETIDRKTLGLIILAFSGLLLIMSGQEIGFENRDFVGILLAFTAAFFYAMIPNLGRFLREVEGKILTLSQLGIASLVLLPFVVVQDVGKPVWWAVLVLVLIHTILALFLYMEGLKEVEVKDAALLSYLDPASAVVYAYLVFGEIPKITTIIGGALILLASALDILKK; this is encoded by the coding sequence ATGAACGGAAGGACAAAAGTAGCAGTTTCTATGCTCATATGGGGCAGCGTAGGGATATTCGGAAGATTATCCCGCCTAAGTGGTCTTGGGGTCGCTTTTGCCAGAGTTTCCCTGGGTGCTCTGGTTCTGCTTATTGTTATTGGATTAACTAAGATAAAGCTACTAAGGGAGCTCCCCATAATTTTCAGAAACAACTGGAAACCGTTGCTTGGCCTCGGCACAGCCCTGGCACTTAACTGGGCGTTCCTGTTTACGGCCTTCAACTACACCACCATAGCAAATGCCGTAATGGTATACTACATCGCTCCCATTCTGGCCACTCTCATGTCCTGGCGTTTTCTTGGAGAAACCATAGACAGGAAAACGCTGGGCCTTATCATCCTGGCATTTTCGGGCCTCCTCCTGATAATGAGCGGTCAGGAAATAGGTTTCGAAAACCGAGACTTTGTGGGAATCCTGCTCGCGTTCACGGCAGCGTTTTTCTACGCCATGATACCCAACCTCGGAAGGTTCTTGAGGGAAGTTGAGGGAAAAATCCTAACGCTCAGCCAGTTGGGGATTGCTTCTCTCGTCCTCCTCCCCTTTGTCGTTGTCCAAGACGTTGGAAAGCCAGTCTGGTGGGCGGTTTTGGTACTCGTGCTCATCCATACGATTCTCGCGCTGTTCCTCTATATGGAGGGCCTTAAGGAAGTTGAAGTAAAGGACGCGGCGCTTTTGAGCTACCTTGACCCGGCAAGTGCAGTAGTTTACGCGTATCTCGTGTTTGGGGAGATTCCAAAAATAACGACGATCATCGGCGGCGCTTTGATACTTCTCGCTTCTGCCCTGGACATACTGAAGAAGTAA
- the priS gene encoding DNA primase catalytic subunit PriS encodes MSELLREATPEERRLYYSREWDAKKLPEFIVKSIERREFGFDHTGEGPSDRKNAFSDVRDLEDYIRATAPYAAYSSVAFYRNPQEMEGWIGAELVFDIDAKDLPLRRCQNEHPSGQVCPICLEDAKELARDTLIILKEDFGFENVHVIYSGRGYHIRVLDEWALKLDSKARERILSYVSAAEEVTFDDIQKRYIMLSSGYFRVFRLRFGYFIQRINENHLRNIGLKKSTTEKLLDEKTRQNIIEKFVKKGLLAAFPEGVGYRTLLRLFGLSTTFSKAYFDGRVTVDLKRILRLPSTLHSKVGLVATYIGSDEKRLEKFDPFRDAVPEFRKEEVKKAYQEWKELHGG; translated from the coding sequence GTGAGTGAGCTGCTGAGAGAAGCGACACCGGAAGAAAGGAGGCTCTACTACTCAAGGGAATGGGACGCCAAAAAGCTGCCAGAGTTCATAGTGAAAAGCATTGAAAGGAGAGAATTTGGCTTTGATCACACAGGAGAGGGGCCAAGCGACAGGAAGAACGCATTCTCAGACGTCAGAGACCTTGAGGATTACATAAGGGCGACCGCCCCATATGCCGCATATTCCAGCGTTGCCTTTTACAGGAATCCCCAAGAAATGGAAGGCTGGATCGGTGCTGAGCTCGTCTTTGACATAGACGCCAAAGACCTCCCGCTCAGACGTTGCCAGAACGAACATCCCTCCGGCCAGGTGTGTCCAATCTGTCTCGAAGACGCAAAGGAGCTCGCCAGAGACACGCTGATCATTCTAAAGGAGGACTTCGGCTTTGAAAACGTCCACGTGATATACTCCGGCAGGGGATACCACATCAGGGTGCTCGATGAATGGGCGCTCAAGCTCGACTCCAAGGCCCGCGAGAGGATACTCTCCTACGTCAGCGCAGCAGAAGAGGTAACTTTTGACGACATCCAGAAGAGGTACATAATGCTGTCAAGCGGGTACTTCAGGGTTTTCAGGCTGAGGTTTGGATACTTTATTCAGAGAATAAACGAAAACCACCTCCGGAACATTGGTCTTAAGAAGTCAACGACCGAAAAGCTCCTTGACGAAAAGACCAGACAGAATATAATTGAAAAGTTCGTCAAAAAAGGCTTGCTTGCCGCATTTCCAGAGGGGGTTGGATACAGGACGTTGCTGAGACTGTTTGGACTCTCAACAACGTTTTCAAAGGCCTATTTCGACGGCCGTGTTACCGTTGACCTGAAGAGAATACTACGCCTTCCCTCAACTCTCCACTCCAAGGTTGGACTGGTTGCGACTTACATCGGAAGCGACGAAAAAAGGCTGGAAAAGTTCGACCCCTTCAGGGACGCAGTGCCGGAGTTCAGAAAAGAGGAAGTGAAAAAAGCTTATCAGGAATGGAAGGAGCTACATGGGGGATGA
- the priL gene encoding DNA primase large subunit PriL, with protein sequence MLDPFGKRAEGLIKEEFGDIITFLERIPSALSIDEPVAMIQLLLESENPPQELIEVDNLEELRDLFKFYALLGAASISPYGLEAEIVKRAALRLYSERIKASKKLNETMLPVTPVEKDELPHNDLNILERRMDRHLSPEEKEKLEIKYRIPLKSFLNLWTGSLKEVYIRNGHAYLRWETTLKMWEKAFERRFERAINLLYDYRDELPEFYHRLREKLEEIAEEYFKERGEMFKGTASPLRFDLFPPCVKEALKGVPAGMRNYAITVLLTSFLSYARICPNPPKKDVRIKDCINDLKIIEEEILPVIIEAGNRCKPPLFEDQPHEIKNIWYHLGFGLTDSPTMEDSGNSTWYFPPNCDKIQTNAPQLCKPDRYCRGIKNPLSYYLKRLYLEGKKKEGETGE encoded by the coding sequence ATGCTAGACCCCTTTGGAAAGAGAGCTGAGGGCTTAATAAAGGAAGAATTTGGGGACATAATAACTTTCCTAGAGCGAATACCTTCTGCCCTCTCAATTGACGAGCCAGTAGCTATGATACAGCTGCTGCTTGAATCGGAGAATCCACCTCAAGAACTGATTGAAGTAGACAACCTAGAAGAACTTCGTGATCTGTTCAAGTTTTATGCTCTTCTCGGAGCGGCCTCCATCTCACCCTATGGGCTTGAAGCCGAGATAGTTAAGAGGGCCGCTCTGCGGTTGTATTCCGAGAGAATAAAAGCCTCCAAGAAGCTCAATGAAACTATGTTGCCCGTTACGCCCGTTGAAAAGGATGAACTTCCCCATAATGACCTTAACATCCTTGAAAGGCGAATGGACCGACATCTATCCCCCGAGGAGAAGGAAAAACTTGAGATAAAATATAGGATACCCCTAAAGAGCTTTCTGAACCTTTGGACGGGTTCCCTGAAAGAAGTGTACATAAGAAATGGGCACGCATACCTACGATGGGAAACCACCCTGAAGATGTGGGAGAAAGCCTTCGAGAGGAGGTTTGAGAGGGCCATTAACCTCCTCTACGATTACAGAGATGAACTCCCAGAATTCTACCACAGGCTCAGGGAGAAACTCGAAGAAATCGCTGAGGAGTACTTTAAAGAGAGGGGGGAGATGTTCAAAGGGACAGCATCTCCATTAAGGTTCGACCTTTTCCCGCCGTGCGTTAAGGAAGCGCTCAAGGGAGTGCCCGCAGGCATGAGAAACTATGCCATAACCGTACTCTTGACCAGTTTCCTCAGCTACGCGAGAATCTGCCCTAATCCACCCAAAAAAGACGTCAGAATAAAGGACTGCATTAACGACCTCAAAATCATCGAAGAGGAGATACTCCCCGTCATAATAGAAGCTGGAAACCGCTGCAAACCGCCGCTCTTCGAAGACCAGCCCCATGAGATAAAGAACATCTGGTACCACCTCGGCTTTGGTCTGACTGACAGCCCAACAATGGAGGACAGCGGAAACTCAACGTGGTACTTTCCTCCAAACTGCGACAAGATCCAGACAAACGCCCCCCAGCTGTGCAAACCGGACAGGTACTGCCGCGGAATAAAGAACCCGCTGAGCTACTACCTTAAGAGGCTCTACCTTGAGGGAAAAAAGAAAGAAGGTGAGACCGGTGAGTGA
- a CDS encoding ATPase domain-containing protein, whose amino-acid sequence MTGEWTVPRVKSGIPGFDELVNGGFPKGTTVLVTGPTGSGKTTFAVQFVYKGVELYDEPGVIVTLEERAVDLRREMRAFGWDIEKYEKEGKIAIIDGVSAVVGLPSEEQYVLEGNLNTEDFLRYIYRVVKAIDAKRLVIDSIPSIAFRLKKEEELREVLLQLNTILLEMGVTSILTTEAPEPARGKISRYGIEEYIARGVVLLDFIEREVELKRYLLIRKMRETKHSMKKYPFEIMSDGLVVYPSGEIY is encoded by the coding sequence ATGACCGGTGAATGGACTGTTCCGAGAGTAAAAAGCGGGATTCCGGGGTTCGATGAGCTTGTAAACGGCGGGTTCCCCAAAGGTACAACTGTTCTAGTAACTGGTCCTACTGGTAGCGGTAAGACTACCTTCGCGGTTCAGTTTGTTTATAAAGGTGTTGAACTCTACGACGAGCCGGGTGTCATAGTGACACTCGAAGAGCGTGCTGTTGATCTCAGAAGGGAGATGCGTGCGTTTGGATGGGACATAGAGAAATACGAAAAAGAGGGCAAGATAGCTATAATTGATGGTGTCAGCGCGGTTGTTGGTCTTCCCTCCGAGGAGCAGTATGTACTTGAAGGCAATCTGAATACCGAGGACTTTCTCAGGTACATATACCGTGTTGTTAAGGCCATAGATGCCAAAAGACTTGTAATTGATTCGATCCCTTCTATCGCGTTCCGCTTAAAGAAAGAGGAAGAACTCAGAGAAGTTCTTCTTCAGCTGAATACGATACTCCTCGAAATGGGCGTAACTTCTATCCTGACTACTGAGGCCCCCGAACCGGCCAGAGGAAAAATCAGCAGGTATGGAATAGAGGAGTACATAGCTAGAGGTGTTGTCCTCCTGGATTTCATCGAGCGTGAGGTTGAATTAAAGAGGTACCTCCTGATAAGGAAGATGCGTGAGACTAAGCACTCAATGAAGAAATATCCCTTTGAAATAATGAGCGACGGGCTTGTCGTATACCCGAGCGGCGAAATATACTGA
- a CDS encoding tripartite tricarboxylate transporter permease — translation MLRELLLGALFGTFTGLMPGVHVNTLAVLLNGALLPSLTLFAMGLTHTYLDAFPSTFLGIPDEGTALSILPAHRLVLAGKGMEVIRIALYSSFLATLLFIPLVPFYLVIAPLYTFNIGKIAVLFLIALLVLTERGIKKLWAAFIVILSGLVGFMVLRISLHEPLYHLLTGLFGVPVVLVALFYEMSGVSPGSADLEMDTKSLLSFSFLGTLLGMIASLVPAFTSSQAALMGSFFSKDERSFLTVVYSTNTANFLFSLVNFLETGRARNGIVMRMPPMGLSALLAFLFASLFVGILVMLYGEVISKILASVVFKIPYKALNLGVLVFLAVLSVYFDGIAGALALVASSIVGLLAVLLGVKRTNCMGALMVPILLN, via the coding sequence ATGCTCAGGGAGCTCCTGCTAGGGGCGCTCTTTGGGACCTTTACTGGTCTAATGCCGGGAGTCCATGTCAATACTTTAGCAGTTTTGCTCAATGGTGCATTGCTACCTTCACTCACTCTGTTTGCAATGGGACTTACCCACACCTACCTCGACGCGTTTCCATCAACTTTCCTCGGAATTCCGGATGAAGGGACTGCCCTCAGCATTTTGCCAGCACATAGACTCGTCCTTGCTGGGAAAGGAATGGAAGTCATAAGGATAGCGCTGTATTCGAGTTTTCTTGCGACACTGCTATTTATCCCCCTAGTCCCATTTTATCTTGTGATAGCCCCGCTGTACACTTTCAATATCGGCAAGATTGCAGTCTTGTTTTTAATAGCCCTGCTGGTGCTAACAGAAAGGGGCATAAAAAAGCTCTGGGCGGCGTTTATAGTGATCCTTTCTGGACTGGTTGGATTTATGGTTCTCAGGATTTCCCTCCATGAACCTCTTTATCATCTTTTGACGGGTCTATTTGGAGTTCCCGTTGTTCTCGTTGCATTGTTTTATGAGATGTCTGGGGTATCGCCTGGAAGTGCTGACCTTGAGATGGATACTAAATCTTTACTCTCTTTTTCCTTCCTGGGAACACTTCTTGGGATGATCGCTTCTTTGGTTCCCGCATTTACATCATCCCAGGCGGCGCTGATGGGGTCGTTTTTCTCAAAGGACGAACGCTCGTTTTTGACTGTTGTTTACTCAACGAACACGGCAAACTTCCTCTTTTCTCTGGTTAACTTTCTCGAAACCGGGAGAGCCAGAAACGGCATAGTAATGAGGATGCCCCCGATGGGTCTTTCCGCCCTTCTAGCATTTCTCTTCGCTTCGCTCTTCGTCGGAATTTTGGTAATGCTCTACGGTGAGGTTATCTCAAAAATTCTGGCATCGGTTGTTTTTAAAATTCCGTACAAAGCCCTCAACCTTGGAGTGCTTGTCTTCCTCGCTGTCCTCTCGGTGTACTTCGACGGGATTGCTGGAGCTCTGGCTCTCGTTGCTTCTTCCATTGTTGGCCTTCTGGCGGTTCTACTCGGAGTTAAACGCACAAACTGTATGGGCGCTCTGATGGTGCCTATACTCCTGAATTAA
- a CDS encoding DUF5748 family protein, with protein sequence MHFEVVKEFLEDIGADWIEIEGEIHLDPEVFYEVWKYVGQPELKTYVIEDEVVEPGSYDPPEMKYTDVKKVKIKKVYFETLDGKKIVTDYSEFQKIMKGKSA encoded by the coding sequence ATGCACTTCGAGGTAGTAAAGGAGTTTCTGGAGGACATCGGAGCCGACTGGATTGAGATTGAGGGGGAGATACACCTCGACCCCGAGGTCTTCTATGAGGTCTGGAAGTATGTCGGCCAGCCAGAGCTTAAGACGTATGTTATTGAGGACGAGGTCGTCGAGCCCGGTTCTTACGACCCCCCCGAGATGAAGTATACAGACGTTAAGAAGGTCAAGATTAAGAAGGTCTATTTCGAGACCCTTGACGGTAAGAAAATAGTTACCGATTACTCCGAATTCCAGAAGATTATGAAAGGCAAGTCTGCTTGA